The sequence below is a genomic window from Lolium perenne isolate Kyuss_39 chromosome 4, Kyuss_2.0, whole genome shotgun sequence.
AGAGGTGATGTGGCGCCAAAGGTCACGCGTGCAGTGGCTTGCAGAGGATGATAAAACTTCTCGTTTCTTCCATCAACGTGCAAGCCAGCGAAAAAAGAAGAACAAAATCAGCAGGCTTACAAGAGAGGATGGAACAGTTACTGAGAATGAGCAGGACATGGCGCGGGTGACGAGTGGCTTCTATGCTCAACTCTATCAATCCGAAGAAGTCACTAATTTTGAGGAGGTGATTAATGTTATCCCAATAAAGATGACATCGGAGATGAATGATGCTTTTCTCAAGATTTTTGCTGCGGAAGAGGTCAAAGTAGCACTCTTTCAAATGTTCTCAACGAAGGCACCGGGACCGGATGGTTTCTGGCGCATTTTTTCCAAACCCACTGGGATATATGTGGGGAAGAGGTGACGGCGGCGGTGCTGAGGGTCCTCAAGGGGGACGATGATATGAGTGATATTAATCAAACTTTCATTGTGCTCATCCCGAAGGTCGCCAGCTCGGAAGATCTTGGGCAGTTTAGGCCCATCAGCTTGTGCAATGTGACCTATAAAATTGCGTCCAAGTTCATGGGTAATAGACTGAAGGTGTGTCTACCAAGGGTTATTGTTGAGGAGCAATCGTCTTTTGTCCCAGGGGGGCTCATTACGGATAATA
It includes:
- the LOC139838899 gene encoding uncharacterized protein, yielding MRDEPLRLGPSEEETRVTQRLVELYQREEVMWRQRSRVQWLAEDDKTSRFFHQRASQRKKKNKISRLTREDGTVTENEQDMARVTSGFYAQLYQSEEVTNFEEVINVIPIKMTSEMNDAFLKIFAAEEVTAAVLRVLKGDDDMSDINQTFIVLIPKVASSEDLGQFRPISLCNVTYKIASKFMGNRLKAKKNNFCALELDMRKAYDRLEWRYLEAVMIKLGFHRLWIQMVMMLVTAVSFQESEYHHRVDQRPRAYNEVYEKVSGRWSRYTGSAKRLPCYSPALSSSGGAISPSSHDHSTGNNSG